In Fragaria vesca subsp. vesca linkage group LG1, FraVesHawaii_1.0, whole genome shotgun sequence, the sequence GCATTTATAATTCAATCTAGATAGTGTTATCATAGTGGCATGCCTGCAAAAATGGTTCTCCTGAACAATAATTTTGAAAGAAGAAACTCAACTTTTGCTGCAAGTAACTGACCGCAGATTTTTCATTTCTGCATACATTTAGGTCTCATTTGGTTTGCGGATTAGTCATTTCCCACAAACATATTGGAAAATGATTCCATACAAGAGGAGATATTGAAAGCTTTCTTTTCTTCTTGGGTTTTCTGTTCTTTTTCGTGTGAAATTGAATCATTCTTATTCCGGGGATCATATAGGATGTGATTCGTGATCCTCATGATCAGCTGTTCACTTGTTCTTGATCATGGTGCCCTGGTGCCCTGGTGGGATCCAATGCTAGGTATTGTCAGCATAAGCAAAGATGTCATTAACTATTTAAACATGTTGTGCATGCCACTGTGCCACTAGATAAGTGAAATCAATCTTATCCAGAAATCCTTGCATTCCAATTTAAACACAGAAACCAGTTGGAGCTTAATTAAACTTCAAGTAACATAATGAAGAAATGCCCCTACTCCAGGAGTGCAATAACACTCTTGCTCTCCTGGGGCAAGTAATTGAGAATTTGTTGGCTCCACAATGGCACAATGTAGATATTTTTGCTTTGAATTTTGCTGATAAAATCATGGCATCTGGTAGGTAGGAACATTATTTCACAATAGAAAAGGCTTCATCTTTTATAGGCACTGTCTGTATTGTTTCTATCACTTCTCATTTTTCTTCTAAGCAACTCTATTGAAAAAACATCACTTGTGTCTATACTTATGGCCGCATAGGTGTGGTCGGGATTGAGGGACATCTTTGTGATGGTACAGAAGAGTTGTAGGCTCACATCCTAACGGTATATCGGAGACTATTCCGAAAAATAGAACCATTTTTGGAGATCATGACTTCAAATCTCCGCAACTAATCTTGAGGGAGAGAGGGGAAGGAGTGTGGTAGCCGATGTCGCAATGCGCCTCCTGCAGATTGTGCTAGGATAAGAACTGTTAATTCTAGGCCTTCTTTGTCGATGAAGCAACAGTTCGAAATATGTTTCTTGTGTATTCTTGATAAACCGGTCCTCTGTCGGCCCGGTTCAATGTCAGCATCACCAACAACACTTCAAAGTTCATACCCAACCTTCTCTAGTTCTCTCTACCACTGGAATGTACGACGGTCCTCTTCTCTACAAGAAATTCAAAACTTGTATAAAAGCATGGGCAACATAACAAGCAACGGACAGAAGTTGCTAACCTGCAGACAATATTCTAGTTGGTTTAAAAGTTAAAACAGCTAGTTCTCTCTGCTTTTCCCAGAGTCGATTAAATTTTATCCCATACTTGTAAGACTGGACCTGTAAAGTTGATTCTGACTCAAGTCAGTGAACCAGATTATTGTCCTTTGCATCTATAAGCAAACCAGCTTTTACTAAGTAACTTAACCAGTCACCAACACTGAGATGGGTAAATTATAATTCCAGGTGATTCCTAGGATTACCAGGATTCATTATTTTCCTGCACAGTATGAAGATGCTAGGGTGAAGTCATATATTCATGAAAATATCTCTTAGCCATAGTCGCATGGAGGATTGGAGCAATGGATCATTAGAGATCTAAACCCAACTTCAGCGAAGATTTAAAGATCGATGACTGCTGTAGTAAGTAGCACAGAGAGACTGAGAGAGCTTAGCCTAAAGATCTTCAGCTACCACATGAATAATCTAGATTCATCATCTATCTCCTTGGGGGCCATAGCAGTAATGGAGTAGTGTGAGATCTGCGGCACAGCTTTGAATTTCTTGCAGAGCACAAGTAGTCAGCTTAGGTAAGAGAATAGTTATAAGTTATAACATTACAGGATTCCTGGGCATAGTGAATCAGAAGTAGGGTATATATACTTCTATATAACAATAATATGAGATATTGGGATTGACACGTCCACAGAAAACATGGCGACGATGGAATGAATTCAGTTTTCTTCTTGAGCTCGAATAAAAACACCCACGTACACGTCAAGCTATTGGTTGTTTGGCATAACTCGTTGAACACATTATCTTACGATCTTAGGTAGGCTTCTTGAAGCTTCTCGATCGTTATCTTTTCCGATCAATTTTTCATTTGATGCAACTTGCATTGTTACATGGTGCAAATTAAACATCTTGCATGCTTGTTTGGTACTTGGTCTTTTCCGATGGTGAAATATATGATTAATGCCATGCCACCACCTACGCATTCACTTAGTCAAAACAACTGAGATGGATCTGCCATCTCACACCACAAATTTGGAGAAGTTGAAAGGGAAACCGATTTCGATTTCTTTCTTTCCCAATTTCATGTGATCTTCTCACATGCTGTGTTTGACAAATGAGACGTCGTACGTTTGCCTTCAAGTCTTCAAAACTTTAGGCAAACGATCACCTGCAGATATATATATGGTCAAAGACACTTGATGCAACTATGATTTCATGAACGTGTACGTGTGATTTGAATTGAAGGGATCCCTAAAGATTGGAGTTTACTTGTATTTCATCTTCCAACTACAAAAATTGATGATCGTACCAGTTCTTTATCGACCCAGGCCGGGCGTACGTCCTTTATGTTTCTGCCAACCACAGATGTAAAATAACGGTTTGAAACTTTATTGCAGAGAAAATGATAGAGATCGAACTTCATTGAAGAATGACCAACCAATATGCAAAACTATAAATAACCCACTGGAGACTCAAATACTGGAGTGTAGATTAGAAAGTAATAGCATGGATCACTAGCAATAAGCAGGAGGATGATTATCTAAGAACAACAATGCTCGAAATTGAGAAACAACTATCTAGGTTTGTCACCCTCTTCCCCTCTGATAAAAAGATATAAAGAAAACCTCAAAAAGGGGGAGAGAGGGAAAATGTTTATCTTTATTTCCATTTTCCTTAATCAAACAAATGAGACAAAATGAATTGAAATTGAATGGGGTTCCGTGAGAAGAAAGTTAATTAAGGTGAATATTTGAGTTGTTAAAAATGATTAAACAAAATGTAAAATAATATTATTTCTCAGCCATTAGATTAAAGTGAGGTTGATCAAATGGTAGTTAACTAAATTCTCCCTAGCCTGGTCAGTAGGTGATCGGCCAGGTGAACATAACTCGTGTTGGAAAAATAGAGAAGGATGATGATCTGTATCATATGTCTTAAAAGTATATTGTAACACCATTAATCTAAAGAGAATCTTAAGGAAATCAAAGACTAGGGACGCGATGTCATGCTTTAGCACGTATATACTTATTTTGATCTAATTCATAATCAGGTCAATAGAAAAGGCCATTACACATTAAGACGTTGCATAGTTTCAAATGGACCCTTGATTTTTTTATTTTCTTCTAACATTTACCTGTCCATCACTCTAATTTTACATACAGTCATGTTTGTTTCTAGATGGCTAGAGTACTATATTTTGCAATTGATTAGGAAGATGAATCAGTCCTTATGGATACACACTCTACTAATAAGACAGTTCTTCTTCATTTGTTTTCTCCAAACTATCACTGATACTCTTTGTTGAATCATGATTCACGGAGATTAGTTTTTTTTTCTTTTTTTTTTAATGTCTTTCTTTATATAATATCACTTTTATTCTTTTGGTAGCTAGGGCAGTGATGCTATACATTTACCTCAGACTTCAGAGGTTTCAAAACTTGGGAACACTGAAAATTATCATGCAACCTAGTTTATCATAGGTTTGAAAACTACAACTTTTTTTGAATGAAAAATGATGATTAATTATGCGGTTATGCCCTTAATTTGTCTGTGAACCCTAGGTCCCTAGCCTAGTGATTCACACACATTGTTTGGGGATCATATAACCCACTAATAATATTGTCTTTATTAAATTTTAGGTTAGAAATGTTCTTGATAACTTCCTTGATTGGTTTTTGTTACTCTTTACTTGAGCAAATTTCTTTTTGCTAAAATGTATCAAATAGTCGATAAATTTCTTCATCCTGTTTCATCCCACAGTTTGTTCTAACTCTAGAAAAGAATTAAAGAAAGTTGCATATTGATTTCAAGTGATTCACCAGAAATCCAGTGGACATCTGACCAAGTCTATCCTCATAATGCGCATGAGGATGCTCAACCTGTAGGAAGCAAAAACGCGCATACATTTGCAACATCAATTCACAAATACGTAGATAGATGATACATGTTGTTTTGGCCTATATGCCGTCTTGCATAATAAGAACAACTGACCAAGTCATAAGTGGTGAGTGAGAGAGTGACTCTGTTTTTGTTTATTTTCTTGTTAATTAATCTCAAGACTGACTCTTAGAAACCATAGCAAGACTTCCAATTTCTGAAAATACATAATATTAAGCTGGCCGGCAATGCAACAGTTTGTGATCAGCTTATATACAGTGACCTCTTTCTAATATTCCTTCCCCTCCTTTTCTCTTGAAAACGAAATCAGATTATAAGGTCGACAGGAAGCTAGAGAGTGAGTGAAAAGGCCTAATGCAAATGAATGCAAGAACTAGGTATGTAGAATGAGTTGCTTGTTTTAGGGTTTAGGGTTTGGAGGTAATTAATTGGAAATGGACTCACCACAGTCTCTACCGGATTCTACTCATCATGCTAGTCTTCAAACACACATATGGGGTGGCTTTGTTATAGGCATTCTAACAGTGGTGATAGTTGCGTTGTTATACTTCCTTTGCAGCAAGAAGCTTATACCGGCTCTCAGGCGCCGGCGAGAAGAAGGGAAGTTGTCACCAAAGAAACATGCTCTAAAAGGTGAGCAAAACTTGACTTGTTTCCAGCAACTTGCATTGCCATATTGTTCAATAGTTGGAGGTCCAAACCAAGGAAGTGAGAAGATAGCACATATTAGCTTATATAAACTTTAAAGAAAAAAAATCATTATCAAAAACAAAATAGGTATATTTCTAGGAGATATATCAAATTTTCTTTTAACTCTTTGTGCATGTTTAGGAAGATTGAAACAGGAGGAGAAGATAAACCTGAGGCGATTCCATTTGGAGGAACTAGTGAAGGCTACCAAAAATTTCGACAGTGACTGCATGTTAGGCTCTGGTGCTTTTGCAAATGTTTACAAGGGAACCTTTGAGGATTTGGGAACCGTGGCCATTAAGAGATCTCATGCCGATTCGTTTCAGAGTGTTGAGGAATTCAGAAACGGTATTTTTTTTCTGCACTCTTTGTGTCACCACACCAGAAAGAAAAGGTTTCATAACTAAATGAATTCTTCATCTGACTTATGTTTAGTGTTTTCATTGAACAGAAGTAAGGCTACTCTCTAAAGTTAAGCACAGAAACCTTGTAGGACTGGTTGGATACTGTGAAGAATCTGGTATATACTATATATGATATATTATATGGTTATCAAGTTTTACCCTATATATAGTTTGATATATATTTGTTTTCTGAATAGTGTATACTAATAAGGCTGAATTGGTTGTGACTTGGTAGGATCAAGAGGGGGAAAAGTTTTGATCTATGAATACGTACCGAATGGTTCTCTGCTTGATTATATTATGGGTATTTTTCCTTTGCTTACTAAATGCCCCAAAACTAGGTACGTGTTAATTAGGTTTGTGTTTAATCAATTATGTTCAATTTACATGTAGGAAGGAAATGGATCAGCTTAAGTTGGAGGCAAAGAGTGAACATAGCAATTGGTGCAGCAAAAGGTTGGTTCCCATCAGATTCATCACCTATGTCTTGCATTTGAAGAAAGAATATTACTGTCACTAATATTGGTTTTACAATTTTCCTATTTACAGGCATTGCTCATTTGCATGAAGGGGTTAACCCAAGCATAATCCACCGTGACATAAAGCCAAGTAACATCTTGATAGGAGATGGTTTTGAAGCCAAGGTTTCAGATTTCGGACTTGTGAAATCAGGACCTGTTGGAGATGATTCACATGTCAGTAGCCAAATCAAAGGGACTCCAGGGTACCTTGACCCTGCTTATTGTGCAAGTTTCCACTTATCCCAGTTCAGTGATGTGTATAGCTTTGGTATCATTCTTCTTCAACTTATTTCTTCCCGGCCTGCGGTTGACATGACTGGAAACCGCCCTAGGAATCACATCATTGACTGGGTAAGCAACTTATCATGACCCTAGTTGTTATCGGAATTTTGTTTCATCAAATAATGTGACAGTGTTATGTTTGGTGCAGGCAAGGCCTAGCTTAGAGAGAGGTCGTGTTGAGGAGATTTTAGATGCTAATCTTTTATCAGAACCATGTAACTTAGAAGTGATGTTAAAGATGGGAAAACTTGGCTTGAGGTGTGTTGTGAAAGTACCCAAGAGCCGTCCTACAATGTCCCAAGTGTGTCGAGAGCTCGAAGAAGCCCTCTATTCTGCAGACAACAAACAGCAGTTGAGAGAGAGTCGAAGATCAAATCGTCAACCAACAGACCAAGGGTTTAGGAGATCAATGGACTATGATCAATCTCTAAACTCTGTGAGCCTAGATGGCATTGGATTCCAGAAGTTTCATGTAGACTTAGATAGCATCTCCTTCCAGAGCACAAGCTTAAGGTGTTTAGAGAACAACAGTATTGAAATCGACATTGAGGACTTGAGAGATATAAGAGAGGAAGTTAGTGCAGAAGAAGACACAAACATAAAATGAATGTTTCAATGTATCTGTGTGAGGAAGGTTGATATTTATATATGCTTGGATTATAGCCTTTTGTATTTACTGAATTGTGATATATTCTAAATCCTTAAGAAGCACCATATCCTACATACTCTTGAAAACAAACAGATAATTAAATATAACCTTTACATAGCAAGAGCCTGCAATTCATAATAATTTAAATGAGAGCAGGTTTGACACAACCTATCATATGAACCAATTCTTCAACAGTGAATCTAACACTAGATGAATGCTGCGACTTCAGGAGGGGTTGCTACTTTTTTCATCTACCCCCTTAGCATTTTCGCCGAAAGTGATAATGTCAGCGTACAATCTCATAGCAGTCTTTGAAAACTCGGCTAAGGATTCAAAAACTGAAGTAAAACCTGTCTGAAATCCATTCACTGCGATGTGCTGTGTCTCCTGCATGCTAGTCTGATGCTTTGCCTTCTCGGTGTCTAGCTTTTTCCTAAACATATCCAGCTGATCCTTCATCCCAGTCAAATACTCAATTCGATTTGGCACATGCAGTTCTGTTTCTTTCTCAGAGAACTTCACCCCAAGAAGCCTCCTCTCTGTCCTTTCAAATGCCAAAACTTTCTTATCAAGTTCTCTGGTGAGTCCATCAACCTTCCTCTTCTGTTGGTGCTCCTCCCCTTGTTGAGCCAACAGGGCTCTGATATCTTTCCCAAAGCTTTTCATGGCACTAATCACTGCCCCATCTGGCAGTTTATCCATAGAAGTTAACCAGTTATGACAGATTGCAAGTAGTGGTGGCCCGTTGAGTGTACACAATGGAAGTGGAGACATGCCCTTCAAGTAGAATTCAGTTTCAGGGGCAACAAACTTTAACAGCCAACCATGAAGAGCTTCAATGTACGCTTTCTGGGAAGAATAGTATGATGCAAAGCAACCACGCCAGTTTTGAAGTTCGGCCTCAAGCCGGAAAGTAGCAAGCTGGTGCGAGTCATTGCAGAACATTCCAATGGTGGGGCAGTTGAGTGACCTCACTTCAGACATGATTTTGTTTTGAGTTTCATGCAATTCCGACATTATCTGCCAATTTCTCATTAAGCTGCAGTAATGGAGAAATGAAGGTTATAACAAATTTCAAATATTGCCAGGGCTTCTCACAGCTTCCCTACAAAACATAGATGACAATAGCTGTCTTACCCCTTTAGCAGCTCGATAAGTTGTGGCTGCAGCTCTTCATCTCTCAGCTGTTCAATTCTTTGTGATATAGACTCAGCACTTCTTATGGAAACCAAAATTCTGGCATACAAGTTCTTTATTTCAACTCCAACTTTGTCCCTACTGTTTAGGCCATCTCCTCTTACATCTTGGTCTCTCAATTGGGAGCATTTTCGCTCATAAATTTTCCTGGTTTCCTCTCCAGCCTGAATACATGAAGTCATGAATATAAAGATGTAAGATGATGGCAAGATTCGATACACCATTCAAAATTAACTTGAATGTCCAGACGAAGGGGTGAAAAGAAGCCAACAATTAAAATTTGGGACATTTAGCGGATACGACAATGTGAAACATAAGTTAATCACATGTCTACTTCATAGAAAGCATTTCATTTCTAATGATAAGCTACATATAACAAGAGTGCTCAAATATTTTGTTCTAATTATAGGCTACAATGTAGATGATACATCTCGAGAAACAAGAAAAAGCATATAAATACGCTGAAGGTGAAATGATAATCTGAATGAATCACAAATAGTTGAATTAATATCCTACCTTCACCTCCTGAAATAGCTTCTTCTCCCAGGCATATAACCTTCCTAATGTCAATGAATGGTTCCCGGATCCCATTGCTCCATAGTCATCAAAGAGATCATTGCTGATCTGAGTCCAGGCTGAAGAACTTTTGGAACTAGATGTAAGCAAACTTTTGCCAGAGGAAGACCAAGATAATGTGGACGTGGTGGAGCGACTCCGTGTGATTGAACGGATAAGCTTAGTCGAGTTACCTGCACCCAAAATCATAGATGAATTGATACTAGAGCTATAATATGATCCGAATCACTACTACATTTGCAATTTGATGCACACAACACCAGTAACTAACTTAAGCAACTAGAAGGAATACCAAATGAGGTGTCCAGGGGATAAGTTGACCTCAAGGAAACTTAACAACTGCTCAAAAAGCCAATCCAAGAAGAATACTAGGTTTTAACATGGCAAGTTGGGTCACAAAGTGATGCAATCTTAAAACTCTTCAAAATGCAGAAGGAAAAGTTGGGTCCTTTATTGTGGCATTGCAACGTTTTTACTTATGGATTTAATAATAGTTATCTCTAATGTCTTCTAATCAAATCAAATGAAGACATGAACTACACCAAGCACAGATGAATAACAAAGCTTTTCTTCAAAGACACATAGTAAACAAAATGAGAAAGACCCCACCTTTAATCTCCTCCAATGCAGATTGCATCTGAACCATGTTAGTCTCTAGCATCCTTGAAACATCCAACCCAGAATCATAGGCCTTCATGAAATGGTCCTCAACATCTCTCAAAGCCTCCAACAACTCCCTCCCCTCTTTGGGTGTATCAATCACCCTCAGACTCCTTTCCCCTACTTGGTTACCATTACCATTACCATCACTCACAGCCACACCTCCACTCTCCTCCTCATGACCCACATCACAATTACTCAAATCCCCAACCTTTTCCTCACTTATCACTCCTCCTTCCCCCACTTCCTCCAGCTCAGGAATCCCTTCCTCCTCTCTCACAGCCCTCAAATCCTCATCAAACCCATTTACCAATTCTACCCTCACCCCATCATAGAAAGGGTTAAAGAAATCCCACCCAAAATCCCTCTCTGGTGACTCCACCACATCATGAAAATGCTCACAAACCACCTCCCCCTGATCACTCTCACTTTTCCCATCTGGGTCTTCCTGTAACTTCACAGAATCACAAACCGACCCAACACCAATGGTGGTCTTATGGGTCATTGGCTCACTTGGCCTCTGCTGAAGCAACATGGGGTTATTTTGGACAATGGGCTCAGCATTTTCAAGATTCACAGAAGGAAATGTAATCAGAAAAGGTGAAGATGGCGAGGAATGTCTGGCTACAAACAACCTTATAGCAGCTGCTACTGAGTAGAGTGACTGGTTGTACTTACATTGTGCTTCTGCAAAACCATACCTTCTCTCCACAGCCAGCTTCAGCTGCCGCTTCCTCTCCTTGCAGAGCCAAACGACGTCGTCTCCCTCGTTCTTCTTTGACACAACACACCCCATGGTGGGTTTGTTTGGTTGAAGAAAGGTGGGTTTTTTAGCTCTGAAAATTGTAAAGCTGTGGTTTTTTGACGACCCAGAAAGCGGTTTTGGGGAAAAGATGTGACCTTTGTGGAGGAGAATCAAGTCATGTATGTCATAATGTAATGCAGATTATGTAACTGATGAAAGCACTGTAGGGTTTTTGCCTCTGTTGGAAAATGAGGTGGGTTTTGGTTTTTTGGTGGGAAAATTGAGAAGAAATAATGGGTTTTGTCAGAACATACGAGTCAAATAGATTCTACTCAAAACCCAATCTTTGTAAAGGACTAGAGTCACTAGACTGATGTTACTCCATTTTCAGCTAACTTATATTATTTATTATAAATCGCAAATAATGACTAATCTAACCATTCTAATTAAGACTAATCTAACCATTCTCGATTTGTTATTATTGTTATCATGAGCTAATTAAGACTAACAATTTAGGGAAATGCATGAATGGTGAACACTTGTCAGTCAGAGATGAATCCAAACGTGGTTTATTGTCTGGAACAGGCAAAAGGGTTTATCATGGGGTGGCTGAAATGTCAGTTAATTAAGGGGTTTAATTTGGAGCTAGTAAGCTTTCTGCAACTTCTTACATTCCATGATATTCGTTCTCCTACTTCAGTAACATATGCAAAGTCTCTCTTCCATGCCCATAAAGAACCAGGTACTATAATAAGAAGGTTGTTTGATTAGGTTTATGAGGGGGAGAGTTGGTTTACCAGAAGTCAAAGTAACTGTTCCTCAATACTGTACCAATACTTGACCTGGCAGAAGATAATTTATTGTGTACGGGAATAAATAACCCCACCCTCTTTAGTTACTGTCAGTCAATTATATTGGTGCAGTGCAGGAATCAGTGTTGAACACCTAACGCTGGCCTGTGAGCTCAGCTCGCATTACTACTTTCCTAGTGTATTGATTTTATGTCTGTGATAAATAAACAAGTACATACACTATACTGGTGTATTGGTTCTTTGGAATCAATACCGTAAAAGTCGTGGGTTCGAAATTTGCTGACACATGAAGATATATGCAACAAATGGTGAAATATTATAAGTTTTGTTTTGAATCATCAATAAGATGCCAGAAGTAATAAAAGAGACACAAAGATTGGACACAGATACCAAATCAGTGTGTTTCCGATAGATCAAGCACCAAAATGTCCAATAGGTTAAACTTCAAATACCATTTTAATCCAAAAGTTAATATTAGAGTTGAGACTTGAGAGGTTAATAACTTGTGTGGCGCCTATGACAACTTCAAACAACCTTATGGCTTTAACAATGAACAATGAAACTCAGAGATTCTGGGGTTAATAATGACAGTATAATCTCATCGAGGATTGTGCCCCAAAAGAAGTGAAAAGTAAAATGGTAAAAATAATGGACAATAATAGAGCAGGACTGTGTGGCCTCACTGTCATGTTGATGAATTAGAATATTAGATTATGCTCTCAAAAGTTTACTGTCTAAATCAATCAATAAACTAATTCCCGCCAAATTAACACCATCTTAAGTCTTAACGCTTCAACTCCTTTGTTCCTTGATTGAAATTAGCAACACAGAGTTCACATGGCAACACAGAAACAAAAGACAGAGATTTCCATGGTTGGCTTTAGCTTTGCATATTCCTCTGTCCCCAGCACTTGTTTGTTATTCCAGATTTGATAATGTTTTGACCATAGCCAAAAGAAAAGCCAAAGACAAAAGGTAAAGGGATTCTTGGGAATCACTACTGATAAAACAAGTGCACAAGGAACCTGTTTCAGCAAAAACAAAGCCAAAAGCACAAAAAGATTCATTTTCTCACAGCTCTTTTGCTCTTATCCCTCTTAACGGAAAAGCAGCATAAAAATGAGCCAGCGAGAATTTATATTTCAGTAGCTTTTCCATCTTTAACAAGCTTAAAGAGAGGTCTCTAGCTCTAGTTTCATCTTTAATTTCAGTTTCAGAAGCAAACATCCATCAGAAACCGGGCACTCTTTTCTTTCTTGCCAACAGAACCAGAACCGCAGTTCAGGAAGCTCAATGTATCAGCACATTGACTAAATTTTACCTTTTTCTGTTAGCACTGCACATTTCCCATTTTGCACATGACTCTTATGACTGCCTGAAACAAAATCTGCAGACTACAGACTGTATCCACATCATAGTTCTTGGCAAAGACGATGAAGCCAAAGTCTCAGTCTGTCTTGTTGTTTCAGAGTAATGTACGGCAAGCTAGAGATTTCATTATCAGGGGTTATCTGTCCTTTGACGTTTAATGTATAATACCCAGAAGATCTAAATTGAAGTGGAAAAAGACGAGGACCAATTTGAAGAAAAGATTTTTCTGAAGAAAGAATCTTTATCGTCACATCTGAAGCTCTATATTTTTGATTCTTTCCTTATACACCTCTACTGCTCTCAATATCTCAGAAAACTAAAATAACATACAGGTCCAAGTTAATTGTTACATTGTACAGTAAAAAAAGGTAAAAATGACTGCACCTTCTCTTATCTTGGATGTACAAACAGATGGATCACCGGAGTTCTCAGAA encodes:
- the LOC101291969 gene encoding receptor-like protein kinase THESEUS 1-like, with the protein product MDSPQSLPDSTHHASLQTHIWGGFVIGILTVVIVALLYFLCSKKLIPALRRRREEGKLKQEEKINLRRFHLEELVKATKNFDSDCMLGSGAFANVYKGTFEDLGTVAIKRSHADSFQSVEEFRNGIFFLHSLCHHTRKKRLLSKVKHRNLVGLVGYCEESGSRGGKVLIYEYVPNGSLLDYIMGRKWISLSWRQRVNIAIGAAKGIAHLHEGVNPSIIHRDIKPSNILIGDGFEAKVSDFGLVKSGPVGDDSHVSSQIKGTPGYLDPAYCASFHLSQFSDVYSFGIILLQLISSRPAVDMTGNRPRNHIIDWARPSLERGRVEEILDANLLSEPCNLEVMLKMGKLGLRCVVKVPKSRPTMSQVCRELEEALYSADNKQQLRESRRSNRQPTDQGFRRSMDYDQSLNSVSLDGIGFQKFHVDLDSISFQSTSLRCLENNSIEIDIEDLRDIREEVSAEEDTNIK
- the LOC101292260 gene encoding uncharacterized protein LOC101292260, coding for MGCVVSKKNEGDDVVWLCKERKRQLKLAVERRYGFAEAQCKYNQSLYSVAAAIRLFVARHSSPSSPFLITFPSVNLENAEPIVQNNPMLLQQRPSEPMTHKTTIGVGSVCDSVKLQEDPDGKSESDQGEVVCEHFHDVVESPERDFGWDFFNPFYDGVRVELVNGFDEDLRAVREEEGIPELEEVGEGGVISEEKVGDLSNCDVGHEEESGGVAVSDGNGNGNQVGERSLRVIDTPKEGRELLEALRDVEDHFMKAYDSGLDVSRMLETNMVQMQSALEEIKGNSTKLIRSITRSRSTTSTLSWSSSGKSLLTSSSKSSSAWTQISNDLFDDYGAMGSGNHSLTLGRLYAWEKKLFQEVKAGEETRKIYERKCSQLRDQDVRGDGLNSRDKVGVEIKNLYARILVSIRSAESISQRIEQLRDEELQPQLIELLKGLMRNWQIMSELHETQNKIMSEVRSLNCPTIGMFCNDSHQLATFRLEAELQNWRGCFASYYSSQKAYIEALHGWLLKFVAPETEFYLKGMSPLPLCTLNGPPLLAICHNWLTSMDKLPDGAVISAMKSFGKDIRALLAQQGEEHQQKRKVDGLTRELDKKVLAFERTERRLLGVKFSEKETELHVPNRIEYLTGMKDQLDMFRKKLDTEKAKHQTSMQETQHIAVNGFQTGFTSVFESLAEFSKTAMRLYADIITFGENAKGVDEKSSNPS